A stretch of Alkalicella caledoniensis DNA encodes these proteins:
- a CDS encoding protein arginine kinase, giving the protein MSLDNFIKKHASNWMKEGKGEYSDIVISSRIRLARNIDNIPFPQLADQNQQKQVEKMVSETIDNKDHYRFLLMSSLSYEDRLTLVEKHLISPTLINESKYSGVWLNNEETVSIMINEEDHIRIQVVLPSLNLEEGLQVADEIDNLIESKLEYGFDEQKGYLTACPTNLGTGLRASVMVHLPALVLTKQINRVLTAVSQLGLAVRGIYGEGSESLGNILQISNQVTLGQSETEIIDNLRRVSKQIIDHELNSRKYLMEENKVALLDKVYRAYGILSNAYTITSKEALELLSYVKLGVDLELLDGINPHFFKELIVITRPGFLQKLYGQQLSSEVRDIKRAEVIREVLQKK; this is encoded by the coding sequence ATGTCCCTAGACAATTTTATTAAAAAACATGCTAGCAATTGGATGAAAGAAGGAAAGGGAGAATATTCCGACATAGTAATAAGCAGTAGAATAAGGTTAGCTAGGAATATAGACAATATTCCTTTTCCTCAACTTGCAGATCAAAATCAACAAAAACAAGTGGAAAAGATGGTCAGTGAGACAATTGATAATAAAGACCATTATAGATTCTTGTTGATGTCTTCTCTTAGTTATGAAGATCGCCTGACTTTAGTTGAAAAACATTTGATCAGTCCAACCTTAATCAACGAGAGTAAGTATAGTGGAGTCTGGCTAAACAACGAGGAAACAGTGAGTATAATGATAAATGAGGAAGATCATATTAGAATACAGGTAGTTCTACCATCTTTAAACCTAGAGGAAGGGCTCCAAGTAGCAGATGAAATAGATAACTTAATCGAGTCTAAGTTGGAATATGGGTTTGATGAACAAAAAGGTTATTTAACCGCATGCCCAACAAATCTAGGAACTGGCTTAAGGGCTTCAGTTATGGTTCATTTACCTGCCCTTGTGTTGACGAAGCAAATAAATAGAGTTCTTACTGCAGTTTCACAGCTCGGTCTTGCTGTTAGGGGAATCTATGGTGAAGGATCAGAATCATTGGGAAATATTTTGCAAATATCTAATCAGGTGACATTAGGACAAAGTGAGACTGAGATTATAGATAACTTAAGGAGAGTTTCAAAACAGATAATAGACCATGAACTAAACAGTCGCAAATATCTCATGGAAGAAAATAAGGTGGCACTTTTAGATAAAGTGTATAGAGCTTATGGGATACTTTCAAATGCATATACAATAACTTCAAAAGAAGCACTAGAACTACTCTCTTATGTAAAACTTGGAGTTGATCTAGAATTACTAGATGGTATAAACCCTCATTTTTTTAAAGAGCTTATAGTAATCACACGGCCAGGGTTCTTACAAAAATTATATGGACAACAATTAAGTAGTGAAGTTAGAGATATAAAAAGGGCTGAAGTTATTAGAGAAGTTTTACAAAAAAAATAG